The genomic interval GAAAGCCGTGGTCTTTTCGCTCCATCAGAGACTGGCTCCATCTCAATCAGGATTTCGCCCTAAACATTCGTGTCACACAGCTCTCGTTAAACTATGCGATACATGGCTCTCTCCCATTAACCATTCGGAAACAGTCGGCGCCGTCTtccttgattttaagaaagcgtttgatattgttgatcacacaattctgttaaagaaattatcttgttatttaggcgacgcatcctacttacctttttttcgttcttatttAGCGAACAGAACGCAGTTTGTCTCCCTTAATGGTAACCGTTCTTCCATAGGACGGCTAATgcacggcgtcccacaaggatcagttttgggcccacttttattttgcTTTTACATTAACGATCTACCACTCTATATATCAGACAAGACGGTTATTAATGACCTTTTTGCAGACGACTCGTCTCTTTACACGTCCGGTAAAAGTTTACAATCTATTCAAACCTCCCTTCAAACGAGTTTGAACAACATATTTGattggtgtaaacaaaactcaatgattatacacccaggcaaaactaaatgcatggtgatcacaacacgacagaaacaccaactcgctcctctgaatcttcatctcagtttaaatgagtcacccattgagcaagtaaccagccatcgtgttctcggggtcacaatagacgctgaattaaagtggcagtcccacctcaaccgtgttaccaaaaccttatctaaaaacttgttccttctctccaaattaaagcattaattacgctgatacctcagcactcaagttgttttattttagtcatattttacctcatctgaattatgcatctacactttgggatggttgtagcgatgttcacttaaaaaaagtaaattctcttcaccgtcgcgcagctaaacttatcatgccgggtccgcaaacatcaacagatcaaaagcttagcagccttcattttttatcacttaaagatcagttattatttaataaggcgcttttaatgtttaagcttcaaataaacgagaccacacagtacatgcgatcattatttcagaaagcaacagacagatatggctcaaacaaattaatttccccgctaccccgtattgattGATATAAAACCAGtcagtttagcgttttcgggctcaacaatttggaattcgctacgatgtgagataaaggggtcaagcacgattaaacacttcaaaacggagcttcgcaaatatctgatgtcacgaacagttacattctaaagctgtttctagcaagaatgcattgctatcactaacctctatatattttgttgattatgataatgatgtcgacgatgatcatgatgatgatgatgatgaggttgttgttgtgtgtgtgtgtgtgtgcgtgtgtatgtgtgtgtgtgtgtgtatgtgtgtgtgcgtgcgtatatgtctgtgtgtgtgtgtgcgcatatgtgtgtgtgtgagtgtgtgtgtgtgtgtgtgtgtgtgtatgtgtgtgtgtgtgtgagtgtgtgtgttgtattgagtgcgaacgtgattgcaggcatgcggcgggcgtgtgtgtgcgagtcgacttttcttttcctttgtattatattggcatacatgtacatttcaatgttctatcatgcattatgtattcgtataggtaatgttgtaattagtaatactgtatgattgcgattgacaattgtccttttattgtctttatttttatgtcttagtttagcagggacagattgtaagactaggcgtgagcctaaaatctccatccttgagtaataaagttcgttcgttcgttcgttcgttcgttctctccatctttctcttctctctccatctttctctcctctctctctctttctctctctctctcacacacacacacatacacacacacactcacacgcacacacacacacactcacacgcacacacgcacacacacacggcacacacacacacacacacacacacacacacacatacccacacacacacgcacgcacacacatatacacacacccacacccacactcacacacacacacacacttcgggGCTTTTTTCAGTTTTGTTACCGAATCAGTTTTGTCCTTCCGCTGTTGATTGTCCCGTATTATGTAtgaaggttgttgttgttgttgttgttgttgttgttgttgttgttgttgttgttgttgttcttgttctttcaaATTATGACTTTTGGAATACCGACACGAAGTCTCCGTCATTtataagtgtgtttgtgttttagtAGTGGAATTTTAAAGCTCTTGGAGTTGTTGATTGGACTTGCGCTCTGCTAATACTATTCAAcaatctcttcttttttttatctttttttttttacatttttgatTGTATTACGGGCACAGAGACCGCCGCTTCATCAAAGCTCGCCTAAACGGTGAGGTGGAGCCCCCCAGCACCAAGAAAGTGAGACCTTTTAAAgaaaaaatcatcatcattcaCGACGGCAAGCGCGAGGAATTAGTCAAAGGCGGAGGGACTAGAACGGCCTTCCCCTCGACTGTTATGTTCACAAAGGAGGGCAAGAAGGTCCAGGGAAAGTTGACGGATGTCTGGTCAGAAGAATCTACCGGCGGTGGGAAGACCTTGATCCCGGTGTTTGCCGCAAGATCATCTTCGCCCAGCTCTTCAGACTCCCAATATGTCGAGCCTGCAGGGCAACATGCTGCAGGTGAGGAGGGAGCGGGgatgggggaggagggaggaagagagagagagagagagtgtgtgtgtgtgtttgctagtgggtgtttgtgtgtgtatttgcatgcgtgtgtgtgtgtgtttgcttgtgtgtgtgtatatttgtatgtgtgtgtgcgtgtgtgtgtatgtttgtgtgtgtatgtgtttgtatgtgtgtgtctgtgcgtgtgtatgtgtgggataaggataagatcttatatagtccatgagggtaacctcacagaaattcgggctgctttctccctggggaaagcgagctgccatacagtatacggcgctacccatttttttttcctgcatgcgtgtagcctattcatgtttccaagccctgagacttaatgctgtgtgagatggaatttttttttatacactttattccaagtcgcacgggtatttgatggacattttttatctatgcctatacaattttgccaggaaagacccttttgtcaatcgtgggatctttaacgtgcacaccccaatgtagtgtacacgaagggacctcggtttttcgtctcatccgaaagactagcacttgaacccaccacctaggttaggaaaggggggagaaaattgcggcctgacccaggcctgaacacgcaacctctcgcttccgagcgcaagtgcgtcatcactcggccacccagtctccCTGCGGGCGTGAATATGCGTGCATGCGGGcgtgaatgttggtatgtgtgtgtgtgtgtgcgtgcgtgcgtgcgcgcgtgtgtgtgtgtgtgtgcgtgcgcaaaAAAACACATCGATGTAGCTTCAAATCGATGATTTGCTGTGCATTTTTAACTTATTCGGGTACATATCTGTTCTCTTTGATGGACGGCTGAAGCTTTTGATAACCTGCAATACAGCAGGGTATGATCCTGTGTGCGAAGGCTTCGCTGCAGAAACACGAGCCAATACCGCTGCAGAACCACGAGCCAAGACCATTTCAATCTCCTTGAAGCGCTCCGACACGAATGCTATCTCTGTCACACAAATCCTGATCGACGCTGCTTCCAAGATCAACGTAATGAAAGGCATGTTGAAAGTGTGCTCGTTCGTTTTGGCGCGAGCAAACTGACCTGCAAAACGTACCATTATCCCCATTTGAAAAAAGGCATCAGAACAGGTAGGCCTATAAAAGGGATCGTACTCTAAAAATTATGCATGTAGAGTGATATGTTATAGCGCTGTTTCAAAGTGTTCACAATCTGCTTTGTCAGAAAATAGATATAAGTACTAgaatgattacccgcttcgccgggtggatcgcgagactgagtatgcagcgtggcggttcgccggcttagagcacgtgttgacgtgattgacgccacacgaaggaagggagataaacgcgcaaaacactggagaagataaggaagagttactggaaatggatctacagaaaaaccaaaatcggttcaccgcgccgcgcttagagcacgtgttgaacattttcatcgaccagattgtgtccggggtctacctgaatatgcccaccaaatttgaagcagatccatcgagaactttggccgtgcatcgcgaagtgacagacagacagacagacagacacaagccgtatatagatatagatacatTCAGAAATGGTAAAATGATGATACTCTAGTACAATTAGTTGCATTGTGACGTAaccgtgcgcgcgcgtgtatgcGTTTTTGTggatgtgtctctctgtctttttttttttctctctcccacaTTTTTTCAATGTCAAACGGTGAACGTCAATACCTGAAAGTcaaaatactttctttttttaaactttttttccccCATCGTTCTCTCTATCCCTAGTCATGCAGGCCTTGACGTTCACTTTTACTTCGACAAACACTCAAGTATACCTACATTCGCCTGAAATGACTGTTATAAATATGTAGAATTTGATTTAATCATAACAACAGATAAAGACGTATcaaaagaatgaaaacaaaTCTGTGTGAGCGAGAGAAAAAGGGAGAGACACCCttacacgaacacacatactGACGCTCGCATGTTCAGATCCTAACGCAAATGATATCACTAGAATATGatcattttaactttctgaaggtactttttctttctttctttcttatgtgtttaacgtcgttttcaaccacgaaggttatatcgcgacggggaaagggggggagatgggatagagccacttgttaattgtttcttgttcacaaaagcactaatcaaaaaattgctccaggggcttgcaacgtagtacaatatattgctatttcatatgttacgtggatttccatttgtcaattgggcaaaactgagctgattgtaaaagtgatatcgacgacatttccgtcgatatcagttttgatatcgacgacctctttattgcttccccacttcaaaaacaaaaacacctaaatttaaaaacaaacaaatatatatgaaaatgtaatgatcccagaatttagttgagcaagtgactaaagactttttgaaagaaaagacatttggaaatactgaaaagtacaagaaaagagtgaacaaaaagaaataataatcagagggagggatatggaacagccaaaactgagaaatacttttgtaatttctttacagtaaatacatgtccagagaattagcaatatatctaacattgactgactgtgtgatgatatcttctgctattggtctgtttcgacagtgatatcaaaatctcgacctccggtcttgattttgatatcactgtctcaacagaccatagcagaagatatcatcacacagtccgtcaatattgggtaatattaccttactgggagaatgcaagtttccagctcggggagctctgtggtggtttacgggaggcttactgtgcctttaaacaccaACTAAAGAAAGTAAAGGGGGTAACGAAGGAGAGTCGtgtgtaagcatttgcttttctcaGAATGGGGGGTAATAGTACGTTTTGCAGGTCGGTGAAAAAAATTACACGGTCTattgttttaatgtttagaTATGTGATTATGTGGACTCTGCGCGGCATTGTGTTATTTTTGGTTAAAATTGAGCAGATACTTCAGGAAATAATTATACTGATGCGGCGGTTCGAGAAACTGATCTAATTTTTTTCCAGCCATATCGGAAAGACACGCTGCAATCATTCAAAAAGAAACACATCATTACAGCACACGTAAACCAGGGATTAATACCACTTCCTAAATAGGTcctgtgattgttgttgattGGACAAACACCCCATTGAATGACCCAGCCCTCGTTTATCTGATTCTAGCTGGGCATGTCATCAATTCAAATTCTGTATCATGAAGTCTGTCCAATTGAtttctttcatttattttcaCATATGTTCCAACACACTCTGAAAATTTCACAGGCAAAATATTAGCGAACTCTATTTTCTTTGGTcaatcggtgtccgaactctttaaaagggggttcaGCTGTAATCGGACATCACGAAAGCGAGtcgtataagcatttgcttgtcTTGTTTCACACTTGTTTCTACAAACTCTCTTTTTGACTTCTTCGGGTACGTCTTcgggaacttcttcttcttcttcctcttcgttcatgggctgaaactcccacgttcccTCATGTTTTTGCAGGAATGGattttaacgtgtatgaccgtttttaccccgccatcatcaggcagcatacgccgatgtcgggggaagcatgctgggtattttcgtgtgtcTACAACCCTCTgcagaactctgacatggattacaggatctttttccgtgcgcaattggtcttgtgcttgcgtgtacacacgaagggataTAAGGCactactagcaggtctgcacataagttgccCTCGGATATGGGAAACCTcttcacacttaacccaccaggcggccgcggccgggatttgaactcacgaccttcctaCATGTATTAGGAGGCCGATATCTTATTCACTACGCCACAGCGCCCTGTCTTCGGGTACATATCTGTACTCTTGGATGGACGGCTGGAGCTTTtaataacctttaaaaaaaaaattaaaccaaGGTATGTTCCTTTAATTAAGCTGGTTTTTGTGTGAATGCTTCGCTGCAGAAAAGCAAGCCAAGACCTCTACAAGCACTGCGAAGTCCCCACACGGGAGTACGAGTGCCGTGTTACatggctctctctctttcttggaaATGATGCTGATCAAGCAACCTGCTTCGGACGAAAAAAAAGGCATGTTGAAAGTACTAGTTTGCCCGTTTGcttttgcgcgcgcgcgcgagtgtgtgtgtgtgtttcgtgcgtacgttcgtgcgtgcgtgcgtgtgtgtgtgtgtgtgtgtctttgttttatgcgcgtgtgtgtgtgtgtgtgtatgtgtgtgtgtgtgtttcatgcgtgtgtgcgcgcgctagtgtgtgtgtgtgtgtgtgcgcgcgcgcgcacgtgtgtgtttgtatgtgtgtgtgtctgtgtctgtgtctgtgtctgtgcatgtgagTTTTCCGCTGTGTGATTCACCTTAGCAGTCAGGAGAGTTAGTATGATGAGCAGTGTTAAGCCATCCGGCCTCCGGATGGCTGTCCGTAGACGAAAAAACTAAACCTCGCTGAAGTTTTCTTGGAGGTAAATTCACACACTCTATTTATTTTGTTGACTTTCAAACATAAGACAAGTCTGTTTGACCCTCGTCGAATATCAGAGTCACAGTGTGTTCAAGTTTTGGTCAACGAATTGAAAAATGTCTTGAAAGTTTATGATACGGGATGTTTGAAATGCCATGTATCTTCGGGTTTCAGAGCTGATCGTTTAGTTTCAGACGGACACTTTGACTAATTGTTtcaatatcgcttcacgcgaatcgtttatttttcttctttacaGTTTCAGTTCAAAGGCCTGCAAATGTTTCCGTCTTGAGCACGACGGACGATGACTCGGTCAGCGACTGACCTTTTCACGTATCAGATAATCAGTATTATTATTGGTGAGTTCTTAAAGCTACTGTTCCACCCATGTAAACGATTGTCTACACCAGCGCAGTTCTCTTGAGGCTGTTACCTTGAACTCGCATAACAGCATCCTCCAACTTGTGCGCATACCGAAGCTCAACAGCCTCGCTGTTTCACGTGCAGTGTGGATTTTTGTGAGTGCAAATAAACGTAGCCTGATGTCATTTACGAATTActttatcaaaaaaatgtccACTTTGCATGCACAGAAGCCGGCTTTTCTTTTAAATATATCTGACATAAAAGTAAAACagcagctgtgtgtgtgtgtgtgtgtgtgtgtgtgtgtgtgtgtctgtgtctgtgtgtctgtgtctgtgtctgtctgtgtctgtctgtgtctgtctgtgtctgtgtctgtgcgtgtatgcgCGTGCTACACAAACGAATGATCTAATCACAACAGTCATAGCAAAACGTACAAGAACTGGGGGCGATTCTGGAGGTGGCGATTCGGAAGGGGGCAATTTGGGACGTCACTGGAGATCTATCTGGACtattgtatgtgtccaaggggaaTGAAGCTgttatctcatgtaaaatcctggacagatttatatatatatatatatatatatatatatatatatcgtgaCACATGTAAACAACATGGCTTACACGCGGAGGAAGGTACCtgttacaggcatgggaattgtccgcgaaaTCGCGGATTTTCGCGAAAAAGAAATTACTTTTCAGCGAaactaacaaaataattgtccgcggcacacaaaaaaaggtaaattaaattatattattgtctctctatccattatttgcttacacgagaactatcaaaatattggtctaaaatgctaaaaaTTCGT from Littorina saxatilis isolate snail1 linkage group LG7, US_GU_Lsax_2.0, whole genome shotgun sequence carries:
- the LOC138971970 gene encoding uncharacterized protein; translated protein: MELSIALTLCLGMFLVFIYLISGIKACRDRRFIKARLNGEVEPPSTKKVRPFKEKIIIIHDGKREELVKGGGTRTAFPSTVMFTKEGKKVQGKLTDVWSEESTGGGKTLIPVFAARSSSPSSSDSQYVEPAGQHAAAGYDPVCEGFAAETRANTAAEPRAKTISISLKRSDTNAISVTQILIDAASKINVMKGMLKVCSFVLARAN